From Rubrivirga sp. SAORIC476, a single genomic window includes:
- a CDS encoding DUF5916 domain-containing protein, whose protein sequence is MLRSLRLGLLLACLAPAALAQSAAAPALRVLPTLRTLPLADAPAPRIDGVPDEPVWATAPRAGDFVQRIPAPGDPATERTEAAVLYGDDALYVAFWCYVRDPGTLVARLARRDEFVGSDRVAVAFDSYDDDRTAFYFGVTAGNVEQDILMFNDGDEDSSWDAVWEGAAARFDGPDGAGYTVEMRIPFSQLRYRTGDGPEVWGIQFQRRMPTTGEDVFWAPILPDANGFVSQFGRLDGLDVQRAPRQIEIVPYALAQLTQAPGDAANPFYEENSFGPNVGFDARVGLSSNLTLTATVNPDFGQIEADPAVVNLSQFENFFEERRPFFVEGVDIFEYGGTRTNNVSFRPTFFYSRRIGRAPTRRLGGGDIAYVDTPDQTPIATAAKVSGKIGPWSVGLLNAVTLEEEARYITVGGETLRTPVEPLSNYLVGRVRRDFRGGNTVVGGIVTNASRRMGADGFFDAITASSATLAGLDFEHRFADRTWSVSGVAATSVVNGSEAFITRLQQAPQRYFQRADADHLSVDPTRTSLAGGHTELSVQRSVENSWDASLTAAATTPGFDVNDLGFQNRADVASVNYFVGRRQSEAAPLRRYSVFHYGGYVSNFDGDLIGHYYGGGAYAQFQNQWSLNLNVNATGPQKNDRLTRGGPIAARPTDAGINVSLSTDQSRVVSGGVFGSLRSEFANDYDGAPAEYDRYVGAEVTVRPSNALSISLEPEMGWELDNDQFVDRIADPAAASTFGTRYVFADIRQLSFNLGLRADWTFTPDLTLQLFAQPFVTTGQFANLKEFRTPGSFDFDVYGVARGTVDEVIEDGAVVAFDVDPGDGGAAFRLDNRDFNFRSLRGNAVLRWEWRPGSTLFAVWQQQRTQEARYDGFGIGEEIGEVFRAPVENVFLLKATYWFGL, encoded by the coding sequence GTGCTCCGTTCGCTCCGCCTCGGCCTGCTCCTGGCCTGTCTCGCCCCCGCTGCCCTCGCCCAGTCCGCCGCCGCGCCCGCGCTCCGCGTCCTGCCGACCCTCCGGACCCTCCCCCTCGCCGACGCGCCCGCGCCCCGCATCGACGGCGTCCCCGACGAGCCCGTCTGGGCCACGGCGCCCCGCGCGGGCGACTTCGTGCAGCGCATCCCGGCGCCCGGCGACCCGGCCACCGAGCGCACCGAGGCGGCCGTCCTCTACGGCGACGACGCGCTCTACGTCGCCTTCTGGTGCTACGTCCGCGACCCCGGCACGCTGGTCGCCCGGCTGGCCCGCCGCGACGAGTTCGTGGGCTCCGACCGCGTCGCCGTCGCCTTCGACTCGTACGACGACGACCGGACGGCCTTCTACTTCGGCGTCACGGCGGGCAACGTCGAGCAGGACATTCTGATGTTCAACGACGGCGACGAGGACTCCAGCTGGGACGCCGTCTGGGAGGGCGCCGCGGCGCGGTTCGACGGGCCCGACGGCGCCGGCTACACCGTCGAGATGCGGATCCCGTTCTCCCAGCTCCGCTACCGCACCGGCGACGGACCCGAGGTCTGGGGCATCCAGTTCCAGCGCCGCATGCCGACGACCGGCGAGGACGTCTTCTGGGCGCCCATCCTGCCCGACGCCAACGGCTTCGTCTCCCAGTTCGGTCGCCTCGACGGCCTCGACGTGCAGCGCGCGCCGCGCCAGATCGAGATCGTCCCCTACGCCCTCGCCCAGCTCACCCAGGCTCCGGGCGACGCCGCGAACCCCTTCTACGAGGAGAACTCCTTCGGCCCCAATGTCGGCTTCGACGCGCGCGTGGGCCTGTCCTCCAACCTGACGCTCACGGCCACCGTCAACCCCGACTTCGGGCAGATCGAGGCCGACCCCGCCGTCGTCAACCTGAGCCAGTTCGAGAACTTCTTCGAGGAGCGGCGGCCGTTCTTCGTCGAGGGCGTCGACATCTTCGAGTACGGCGGCACACGCACCAACAACGTCTCCTTCCGGCCGACCTTCTTCTACTCGCGCCGCATCGGCCGCGCGCCTACGCGGCGCCTCGGCGGCGGCGACATCGCCTACGTCGACACGCCGGACCAGACGCCCATCGCGACGGCGGCCAAGGTCAGCGGCAAGATCGGCCCGTGGTCGGTCGGCCTCCTGAACGCGGTCACGCTGGAGGAGGAGGCCCGCTACATCACCGTCGGCGGCGAGACCCTCCGGACGCCCGTCGAGCCGCTCTCGAACTACCTCGTCGGCCGCGTCCGCCGCGACTTCCGGGGCGGCAACACGGTCGTCGGCGGCATCGTCACGAACGCCTCCCGGCGGATGGGGGCGGACGGCTTCTTCGACGCCATCACGGCGTCCAGCGCCACGCTCGCCGGGCTCGACTTCGAGCACCGCTTCGCCGACCGGACGTGGTCCGTCAGCGGCGTCGCCGCGACGAGCGTGGTCAACGGCAGCGAGGCCTTCATCACGCGCCTCCAGCAGGCCCCCCAGCGCTACTTCCAGCGCGCCGACGCCGACCACCTCTCCGTCGACCCGACCCGGACGAGCCTCGCAGGCGGCCACACCGAGCTGTCCGTCCAGCGCAGCGTTGAGAACAGCTGGGACGCCTCGCTGACGGCCGCGGCCACCACGCCCGGCTTCGACGTCAACGACCTGGGCTTCCAGAACCGCGCCGACGTGGCGTCGGTCAACTACTTCGTGGGGCGTCGCCAGTCCGAGGCCGCCCCGCTCCGCCGCTACAGCGTATTCCACTACGGCGGCTACGTCAGCAACTTCGACGGCGACCTGATCGGCCACTACTACGGCGGCGGCGCCTACGCGCAGTTCCAGAACCAGTGGTCGCTGAACCTGAACGTGAACGCGACGGGGCCGCAGAAGAACGACCGCCTCACGCGCGGCGGCCCGATCGCCGCCCGACCGACCGACGCCGGCATCAACGTGAGCCTGTCGACGGACCAGAGCCGGGTCGTCTCCGGCGGGGTCTTCGGGAGCCTCCGCTCCGAGTTCGCCAACGACTACGACGGCGCCCCGGCCGAGTACGACCGCTACGTCGGCGCCGAGGTGACGGTCCGCCCCAGCAACGCGCTCTCGATCTCGCTGGAGCCGGAGATGGGCTGGGAGCTCGACAACGACCAGTTCGTCGACCGCATCGCAGACCCCGCCGCCGCGTCCACCTTCGGCACGCGCTACGTCTTCGCCGACATCCGCCAGCTGTCGTTCAACCTCGGCCTCCGCGCCGACTGGACGTTCACGCCCGACCTGACGCTCCAGCTCTTCGCCCAGCCGTTCGTGACCACGGGCCAGTTCGCCAACCTCAAGGAGTTCCGCACGCCCGGCTCGTTCGACTTCGACGTGTACGGCGTCGCGCGCGGCACCGTGGACGAGGTGATCGAGGACGGCGCCGTGGTGGCCTTCGACGTGGACCCCGGCGACGGTGGCGCGGCGTTCCGGCTCGACAACCGCGACTTCAACTTCCGCTCGCTGCGCGGCAACGCCGTCCTGCGCTGGGAGTGGCGCCCGGGCTCGACGCTGTTCGCCGTCTGGCAGCAGCAGCGCACCCAGGAGGCGCGCTACGACGGCTTCGGGATCGGCGAGGAGATCGGCGAGGTCTTCCGCGCGCCAGTCGAGAACGTGTTCCTCCTCAAGGCGACCTACTGGTTCGGCCTCTGA